Within the Oligoflexus sp. genome, the region CCCGCCGCTGAAAGAAATCCAACACAACCCCCGCCGTCTCATCCACCTTCTCAATCATCGGTGCATGCCCGCATTCCGGGAGTATCTTAATCTCCGCGTCCGGCTTCACCTTCTCCACGGTCTTCGTGGATGAAACATGAATCACCCGATCATTCTCCCCCCAGATCACGAGGACGGGCATGCGTAGATCAGGCAAAGCATCCTCGACTGCGGTGCCGCTGGCCTGGATTTCCTTGAATATGCGCCGGTTCCATTCCTGATAAGGAGCGTTGGTTTCGTAGAGTCGGTCGATGACGAGTGCGGGGATAAAGGGCCGCTTATGGAAACTGAAGTCGAGAAGCCTGTCCATATCCTCGCGGCTTTGCACAACCAGAGGATTGCGCCCCTGCGCCAGCTCACGGCTGAGCTCGCTGGGCTCGGGACTGCGGATACCGCCGGAGTCGATCAAGGTAAGACTTAGGACGCGGTCCTGATACTGATGCGCGTAAACCCCTGCGATCATCCCGCCCATGGAGTTGCCGATGACATGCATTCTCTCAACACCAAGAATCCCCCGCAGCTGATCAAGCCGTGCGGCCTGCTCTTTGGGTCCATAGGATTGACCTTCAATACGGCTGCTTTCACCGAATCCTGGTAAATCGACCGCGATCACATGATAGCGATCGGTCAGCTGCCGCGCGAAGCGGGTCCAGTGCTCCTTGTCGCCGCCGAAGCCATGGATAAGAAGAGTGGTCGGGCCTTGGCCGCCCTCCAGATAGGCGATTTCAAAGTCGCCGACCTTGATCCGCTTTTCCTCAAGATTGCTGCGCCAGCGCTCAAGACCCACAGCCCAGTCTGCGAGCCGGCCCGCACATGATGTCTGACTGAAGGCGCCCAGGATAAGGAAGATACGCAAGAATTTCATAAATCAGTCCTGAAAAAGTTTCGCCGATACCGTCACGAAACTAGCACAGAACGGAGGGGCTTCAGGGCAGGATTTTTTTCAGAATGATCTGGCCGGTTCTCTGCAGAGCCGCTTCCAGCAGGGTTTTAACAATGGCCCGCGACGCGAAATTCACGGTTTCAGACACCCAATCAGGGGCGGGTGCCTTCGCCCTGCGCACAGCAGGAAGGGGACGGACGTTGGCATTGGGAAAAGCCACAATATTGCCGAGCAGCTTCCGGCGCTGAAAGACGCGCAGAATACTCGACGACTGAACCACCGAAGGATTGTAATAGATCACAACGCTGCCGCTGATTTCATTGGCGGCGACTCTTTGCACACCAGGCAAGGCGGAAAGATCTCGCACCAAAGTACGACAGAATGGAAGATTTCCTTTAAGAGAGGCTATGCGCACGCGCATCCGACCATGCGTCTGATGGATGAAGCAGTCCAAGTCTGTCCTCACAATATGGAGATTTTGATTCAGTATAGGCGAGTGAGTGACAATCTTGAAATGAAAAAAGCACGGCCGCTGATGGATTTTACCAGCGGCGTCTTGTGACTAAGTTTTTAGCGCTTTCGCTTGGGTTCCGACGAACGATCCATAAGGCCAGCTGCATACATGAGCATCGTCATACCCGCCGGCAGAAACTTGCCCCGCGTCATCTGCCCGACACCCAAAATCGCGAGACCCACAACAACAGCGGAACGCATGTCCATACGTCCATCGGAAACCTCGTCCAGAAAGCGATCGGCCTTCTGCATCATCCGATTCCAGCTCTCATGCAGGGATACAGGGGCTTCTTCGCCTTTGAGGTTGGGCTTGAGCTCGATCACCTGGGCGACTGAAACTTCTTCAAGCGCCGAATCCAGCTCGGCATCGGTTTCGGCCTCCAGAAGTATGGTCCGTGTTACAGGATTGCCCTGAACGCGCCGCAGATTCGAAGAACGCCGCAGCGCCTGGACGGCATCCTGAAGGCGAACCTGATTGAAATCCTCTTCGTCGAGCTGAAGACGCATGCGCCCCGGAGCCCGATGTTTAACAGAAGCTGAAAGAGTCATGATCACGCCTTTCAGGATTTGTGGGCGGCGGTGGATTTAACCTTGGCTGGCTCGGCAGCCGTGGCCGCGCTAGCACCGGCGCGCTTCACAGGGGCGCGCTTGGGTCCCTGCTTGGCAAAGTGTTCCGATCGAACTTCGGCCAGCATGTCTTCCAGCGT harbors:
- a CDS encoding HMA2 domain-containing protein, with product MDCFIHQTHGRMRVRIASLKGNLPFCRTLVRDLSALPGVQRVAANEISGSVVIYYNPSVVQSSSILRVFQRRKLLGNIVAFPNANVRPLPAVRRAKAPAPDWVSETVNFASRAIVKTLLEAALQRTGQIILKKILP
- a CDS encoding alpha/beta hydrolase codes for the protein MKFLRIFLILGAFSQTSCAGRLADWAVGLERWRSNLEEKRIKVGDFEIAYLEGGQGPTTLLIHGFGGDKEHWTRFARQLTDRYHVIAVDLPGFGESSRIEGQSYGPKEQAARLDQLRGILGVERMHVIGNSMGGMIAGVYAHQYQDRVLSLTLIDSGGIRSPEPSELSRELAQGRNPLVVQSREDMDRLLDFSFHKRPFIPALVIDRLYETNAPYQEWNRRIFKEIQASGTAVEDALPDLRMPVLVIWGENDRVIHVSSTKTVEKVKPDAEIKILPECGHAPMIEKVDETAGVVLDFFQRRGRV
- a CDS encoding HMA2 domain-containing protein, yielding MTLSASVKHRAPGRMRLQLDEEDFNQVRLQDAVQALRRSSNLRRVQGNPVTRTILLEAETDAELDSALEEVSVAQVIELKPNLKGEEAPVSLHESWNRMMQKADRFLDEVSDGRMDMRSAVVVGLAILGVGQMTRGKFLPAGMTMLMYAAGLMDRSSEPKRKR